A single Capra hircus breed San Clemente chromosome 13, ASM170441v1, whole genome shotgun sequence DNA region contains:
- the YWHAB gene encoding 14-3-3 protein beta/alpha: MTMDKSELVQKAKLAEQAERYDDMAAAMKAVTEQGHELSNEERNLLSVAYKNVVGARRSSWRVISSIEQKTERNEKKQQMGKEYREKIEAELQDICNDVLELLDKYLIPNATQPESKVFYLKMKGDYFRYLSEVASGDNKQTTVSNSQQAYQEAFEISKKEMQPTHPIRLGLALNFSVFYYEILNSPEKACSLAKTAFDEAIAELDTLNEESYKDSTLIMQLLRDNLTLWTSENQGDEGDAGEGEN; this comes from the exons ATGACCATGGATAAAAGTGAGCTGGTACAGAAAGCCAAGCTCGCCGAACAGGCCGAGCGCTACGATGacatggctgcagccatgaaggcGGTCACGGAGCAGGGGCATGAGCTTTCCAACGAGGAGAGAAACCTGCTGTCCGTCGCCTACAAGAATGTGGTCGGCGCCCGCCGTTCATCCTGGCGTGTCATCTCTAGCATCGAACAGAAAACCGAGAGGAATGAGAAGAAGCAGCAGATGGGCAAGGAGTACCGCGAGAAGATCGAGGCCGAGCTGCAGGACATCTGCAATGATGTGCTG GAGCTGTTGGATAAATACCTTATTCCCAATGCTACACAACCAGAAAGTAAGGTGTTCTACTTGAAAATGAAAGGCGATTATTTTAGATATCTTTCTGAGGTGGCGTCTGGAGACAATAAACAAa cCACTGTGTCGAACTCCCAGCAGGCTTACCAAGAAGCATTTGAAATTAGTAAGAAAGAAATGCAGCCTACACACCCCATTCGACTGGGGCTGGCACTTAATTTCTCCGTCTTTTATTATGAGATTCTAAACTCTCCTGAAAAGGCTTGCAGCCTGGCAAAAACG GCGTTTGATGAGGCGATTGCTGAATTGGACACACTGAATGAAGAGTCTTACAAAGACAGCACCCTGATTATGCAGCTGCTTAGGGACAATCTCACT CTGTGGACGTCGGAAAACCAGGGAGACGAAGGAGatgctggggagggagagaacTAA